The Porites lutea chromosome 4, jaPorLute2.1, whole genome shotgun sequence genome contains a region encoding:
- the LOC140933840 gene encoding proton-coupled folate transporter-like has protein sequence MPPQNLPRWRRYLTVEPVVLFYTFGIFMSLPVLTQYVYFRVSKFKGFPYNVSETAEKGCNDDAGANSSLKELEKEVQDLAAQIDMGNVLFLSIPSIFVVLILGPWTDTGGRRPALLAPPIGSAVESILILLIMYFEWPVYVLFVGEAINGFSGFVTIMTMAAFAYVSDVTSEKGLPIRIAIVQFAVFIGGVVSQLTSGLWLRHLGFIPPYWFIFACHMAAVLYVIFLVPESTHTTEKKKMRLVSFDSFKAIWNVYKRPRNGGRKNLVMLLISDGIISLGVMGISGVVALFVLRSPLCWGPTTLGAFMAFRFFMQGVGGIVGIGLLKRFMNDINVTRVGMVTQCASLVFFAFSDRTWMVFLVPVIGIFGGTVVPLYKGMMSQMVDPDERGAMFSSVSTVDTFCNFLGAFIFNPMYIRSAERGFPGLPFLVAALLIIIPLIMTKFLKDPTTFRKMTENSTTDDKATEETKEVDEKDVELKDVPLNEGQEVKL, from the exons ATGCCACCGCAGAATTTGCCAAGATGGCGGCGATATCTGACAGTGGAGCCAGTGGTACTGTTTTACACATTTGGCATATTTATGAGCCTTCCAGTCCTCACGCAGTACGTGTACTTCAGAGTGAGCAAATTCAAAGGCTTCCCATATAATGTTTCTGAAACAGCAGAGAAAGGCTGCAACGATGACGCAGGGGCTAACTCATCCTTAAAGGAGCTAGAAAAAGAG GTACAAGATCTGGCTGCGCAAATCGACATGGGGAACGTCCTGTTTCTGTCCATTCCATCTATTTTCGTTGTCCTTATTCTTGGTCCTTGGACGGACACAGGTGGAAGACGTCCTGCATTGCTGGCCCCCCCAATAGGAAGCGCCGTAGAGTCCATTCTGATCCTACTCATCATGTACTTTGAGTGGCCTGTATATGTGCTGTTTGTTGGCGAGGCAATCAATGGCTTCTCCGGTTTCGTGACTATTATGACCATGGCTGCGTTTGCTTACGTCTCAGATGTAACCTCGGAGAAAGGGCTTCCTATCCGTATTG CAATTGTCCAATTCGCTGTGTTCATTGGTGGCGTTGTGAGCCAACTGACCAGCGGTTTGTGGTTGAGGCACCTCGGTTTCATTCCACCCTACTGGTTCATATTTGCCTGTCACATGGCGGCTGTACTGTACGTCATTTTCCTTGTTCCGGAATCAACGCACACAACAGAGAAAAAGAAGATGCGACTTGTCAGTTTTGACAGTTTCAAAGCGATCTGGAATGTTTACAAGAGACCAAGAAATGGTGGAAGGAAAAACCTCGTCATGCTACTGATCTCGGATGGAATAATCAGTTTAGGCGTTATGGGGATCAGTGGAGTGGTAGCGTTATTTGTCCTTCGTTCCCCTCTATGCTGGGGTCCGACTACTCTTGGCGCATTCATGGCATTCCGTTTCTTCATGCAAGGCGTTGGTGGGATTGTGGGTATCGGTCTTCTAAAGCGATTTATGAACGACATCAATGTCACCAGGGTTGGCATGGTAACTCAGTGCGCCTCACTCGTGTTCTTTGCTTTTAGCGATCGTACCTGGATGGTGTTTTTAG TGCCCGTTATTGGAATATTTGGTGGAACAGTGGTACCGCTGTACAAAGGAATGATGTCACAAATGGTGGATCCAGATGAACGTG GGGCCATGTTCTCGTCGGTATCAACTGTAGACACCTTCTGTAATTTTCTGGGTGCTTTTATCTTCAATCCAATGTACATCAGATCAGCGGAACGTGGTTTTCCTGGATTACCGTTTCTTGTAGCCGCTCTACTTATCATCATTCCCCTGATTATGACCAA GTTTTTAAAGGACCCGACGACATTCcgaaaaatgacagaaaacaGCACAACAGACGACAAAGCGACGGAAGAAACGAAAGAGGTGGATGAGAAAGATGTGGAACTTAAAGACGTACCGTTAAACGAGGGACAAGAAGTCAAACTTTGA